Sequence from the Falsibacillus albus genome:
CGATACCATGGACAATGAGCGGCTCCTCCAAAATCTTCTCCACAGTGTGGCGGGGGTTCAAGGAAGCAAACGGATCCTGAAACACCATCTGCATGTCCCTGCGGAGGGAGCGCATATCTTTTTTTGATAGTTTCGTAATATCTTTGCCTTCAAATTTAATCGCACCCTCTGTCGGTTCGATCAACCTGAGAAGCATCCTCCCTGTGGTCGATTTACCACAGCCGCTTTCCCCGACGATTCCGAGCGTTTCCCCTTTGTTCACGGAAAAGGATACGCCGTCCACTGCTTTGACATGTCCGACAGTCTTGCCGAATACACCGCCCGTCAATGGGAAATGCTTTTTTAAATCTTGAATTTCCAATAAAGGCTCTTTTACTAATTCGGTCATACGCCAACACCTACTTTGCTATCGTGCAAGAAACAACGCGTTTGATGATAGTCGTCCGTTTTGTAAAGCTCTGGATTTTCGCTCCAGCAGCGGTCAAATGCAAACTCACACCTTGCCGCAAATCGACAGCCTTCCTTGACGGCGCCGGGCTTTGGCACATTGCCAGGTATCGAATATAGGCGCTGCTGCTTTTTCCTCATATCCGGAACTGATTGGATCAGTCCTTTTGTGTATGGATGCTGAGGATTTTTGAAAATCGTTTGGACATCCCCTTCTTCGACGACCTTTCCGGAATACATGACGATGATCCGGTCGCAGACCTCTGCAACGACGCCAAGGTCATGTGTGATCATGATGATCGCGGTGTTCAGGTCCTTGTTCAGATCTCGCATCAGTTTTAATATCTGTGCCTGGATGGTCACATCGAGAGCCGTTGTCGGTTCATCCGCGATAAGCAGCTTTGGATCACATACCATTGCCATCGCAATCATGACGCGCTGCCTCATTCCACCGGATAGCTGATGAGGATACTCGTCCATCAATTCTTCCGAACGCGGCAGACCGACCAGCTTCATCATCTCAACTGCACGTTCACGCGCTTTTGCTTTCGACCACTTGTTATGTATTCTGATTGCTTCCATTAATTGATTCCCAATCGTGAAAACAGGATTGAGGGAAGTCATCGGCTCCTGGAAGATCATCGCGATGTCATTTCCACGGATCTGCCTCATTCTTCGTTCCGATGCTTTTGTTAAATCCTCATTTTGAAATAGGATTTTCCCATCGACTATTTTCCCAGGCGGTTTCGGTACCAGCCCCATGATCGACAGGGACGTTACACTTTTCCCGCATCCTGATTCACCAACGATGCCAAGGATTTCTCCTTCTTTCACATGAAAGTCAACTCCGTCTACAGCCGGGATTTCCCCGTCATCTGTAAAGAAGGATGTTTTTAAATTCTCCACCGTTAGTACCGTTTCCTTAGTGGTCACTCATATCCCCCCTGCTGCCTAATTATCAGAAAATCTTAAATTTTCCATTATGTCGTATGTGCTTTATTATACACACATAAATTGTTTTGACAATACTAAATTTTTCGAAAATTATATCTATATATCGTTATTGCTTCAAAGTGTTAAAGCTCCTAAATTTCAAATACATGACAATTATTATGCAGTGTTCGCCGTTATTGCAGGGTCGTTTTTTACAAATGGATTGCATAATGATATTTTTCTAAAATAATATCATTCTACCTCTTTACTTTATTAAATAACTAAATTTGATATTCCTATATACTTTTTTCAAACTTCTTCCAATATGGTTCCTGTCTTCATGATAAATTTTTGCTATAGGATAATAGTAACATGTGGAAAGCGGCTGTTTTTTATTAGGCTCTCTTCTCAAAGATTGTTGTTTTTAACAGTTTTTCTTTCAAATATCTCATCATATGAGGTTGATTGGAGAGGAAGGTGCGAGACTCCAGAGTGATCAGCGGGCAAGTGAGACCTCGCAGCGAAGCGAGGAGAGGTTGGGCGGATGTTCGATTTCGGCACCTCGTGTGCCAACATCGAACGACCTCACTTTGTGTGAGTCCCCTCGGAAAGCGAGAATCCTGCAGCGGAAATCAACCTTACACAACCTTTGATGAATACTTTACGAAAAGAGCGTATTTAAAAGGCTCTTCCGAGGTCTACCGAAGTTTGCTGACTTACCGAGTACGAGTCAGCTTTTAACAAGCTAAAATCAACAAAAAAAAGAAAATCCATTCTTGAAGGTTCCCTCATCATTGTTCATTTTCGTCCTCGATCTGAAACAATCAGATATTGGAATCTTGATATTCTTCACCCTTCTTTTTAAGATATATAAGACATTTAACATACCCGATTCCGATGAAAGAAAAAGTGCTATTAACGATGATTGTGAAAAGGGTCAGGTCTTTAACTTCAACAACGACTGTATAAAAATATGCTGCCAAGCCACTTGCCAATATGAGAAATAAAAAATGGATGCGCGGAAATAAAACACTCACTAATGCACTTAAAATTAAGATTAAAACAACCATTAAGAGAAAATGCCAATATAGAAGATAATAGATCACCTCCATATTTTCCACCACCCCTGGGATTTTCTATATTTTACCATGATAATCCATAATGCTAATACAACTTTATCCTATTGTTTGGTCAGAAGTCTGGCCAAGTCCTAAAATGCCATAGAAAAAAAAGGGGTGGTTTCAAAGGACGAAGCCGCGGCTTTATCCTTGAAACCAACCCTTTAATTGTTGATATCATTTTTTCAGCTATCCAGCTGCTGTACTTGGAATAGGCGATAATAATTCCCTTCTGCCCGCATTAATTCGGCGTGGGAGCCGATTTCTGAAATTCTTCCATGCTCGATCAGGACGATCCGGTCGGCATGGGTGATCGTTGAAAGGCGGTGGGCCACGATAAAGGTTGTGCGATCCTTGGCAAGCTTTTCAAGCGCTTCTTGAATCAAATGTTCGCTTTCAAGATCGAGGGCAGAGGTTGCTTCATCAAGGACGAGCAAAGGCGGATTCTTCAAAAAGACCCTGGCAATGGCAACCCGCTGCTTTTGGCCGCCTGAAAGCTTGACCCCTCTTTCGCCGACTTTTGTGTCGTATCCTTTTGGGAGGCTCATGATGAAATCATGTGCATTTGCGGCCCTTGCAGCCGTTTCCACTTCTTCATCTGTTGCATCGGGCTTCCCTAATTTGATATTTGTTTTGACCGATTCGCTGAATAAAATATTGTCCTGGAGCACCATCCCGATCTTATCGCGCAGGCTCCTAACCTGGAATTTCCGTATATCGGTGCCATCCAGCACGATTCTCCCGGCCGTTACATCGTAGAAGCGCGGAATCAGGCTGACTAGAGACGATTTTCCCCCGCCGCTCATCCCGACTAATGCAATCGTTTCACCCGGCATGATATTTAGATCGATATCCTCCAGTACGTTCCCTTCATCGTCATCATAGGAAAAGCTGATCTGATCGAAATGAATGTTTCCTTTGACATCCTTGCATTCAATCGCATCTGGTTCATCGTCAATATCATATTTTTCATCAAGCAGTTCAAATACACGGTCCATCGATGCAATCGATTGAGTAAGCGTAGTTGAAGAATTGACAATCCTGCGAAGAGGGTTATACAACCGGTCGATATACGCAATGAATGCGACCATCGTTCCCAGTGTCAGGTCCCCCTGGATGACCTGGTAGCCCGAATAGCCGATCACAAGAAGCGGCGCGACGTCGGTAATCGTATTGACGACGGCAAATGCCTTCGCATTCCAATTCGTGTGATTCAAAGCCTTTTGCAGGAAATTCTGGTTCTGCTGATCGAACTGGGTTTGTTCATAGTCTTCAATGGCAAAGCTTTTGATCACCGCCATCCCTTGGACCCGTTCATGCAAATAGCCCTGCACTTCTGCAAGCGCCTGTGACCGTGCACGTGTGAGCTTCCTTAAATTTCCGAAGAAATATCGTACCGATAAAGCGTAAAACGGGAATACAATCAAGGAGACGATCGTCAGCGTCACATTCATCGTCATCATGATGCCCACAGCAATGATGATCGTCGCCGCATCCAGCCATAGATTCATCAGGCCGGTAATGACAAAATTCTTCGTCTGTTCGACGTCATTGATGACCCTTGAGATGACTTCCCCCGCTCTTGTATTGGCATAATATTTGAAGCTTAGTTTCTGGATATGGGTAAATAATCTGTCACGTATATCATATAAAATCTTATTTCCGGTCCACTGGGCAAAATATTGTCTATAATATTCGACGGGCGGCCTGAGTACCAGGAAGATGACGACCATCGCGCCCATCACCATGAATAGTTTGGTCGTTTTCTCATCCTTCGGCATCGAGTGGCTTCCGACAATATCATCAATCACATATTTAATCAAAATCGGGATCAGCAGTGGGATGACGAATTTTATGATGCCGATGAACAATGTCCCAATAATTTGCAGTCGATATGGCTTTACGAACCGCATGTACCTTTTGATGCTGTCCATATTATTTCCTCCTTCCTCTGAACGGCTTTTTCAACAATGAAAAAACCTGTTGATGTGTTCTCAACAGGTACCGTTATCCTTTTATCACCACTTTATCAACGACGATATGTTAAGTATCTTTCATACCATATATCAATAAAATCCGGCGCAAACGGCCCTTTTCTCTGTCTGATCCAGCGCACAAGTTTGTCTACATTCCGCTTTAGGATTTCATCGATGACATTTGGATAGCCCATTTGCTTTCGATGCTGTTCATATTCATCTTCATCGAGAAGATTGAAAGTCATATCCGGGAATACTTTAATATCTAAATCGTAGTCGATATATTTCAATGCTTCTTTATCATAAACAAACGGTGAGCTGAGATTACAGTAATAGTATATCCCATCTTCACGAATCATCCCGATGATATTGAACCAGTGCTCACCGTGGAAGTAGCAGATCGCAGGCTCGCGCGTCACCCATGTCCGTCCATCGGATTCCGTCACGATCGTTCGATCATTCCCACCGATGACTAGATTTTTCGTACCTTTCAACACCATTGTTTCATCCCAAACTCTATGTAACTTTCCATCATGTTTATAACTGTGGATTTGAATTCCTTCACCTTCAACCGGAACCGCCATTACTATTTCCCCTACTTTCCATCCGAATTCCTCATTTTATGTATGTATTCGTTTTTAAAAAAAATAAAATAACCCCTTCTTCGGAGGCTCTTAAATATATATTGCTCTTTCATCTTCACCGCAGCCACGTATGTGAAAAAGCCTATTTTCAAAAGGGACCGAATCTCTTTTTCCTATTATTATAACGTTTAATCACAATTTTTAAAACAAAAGAGCCCTTGTTTTTCACAAGAGCCGCCGTCGCTTGGTTTTTCCCCATTCATACTTTACGCAAACATTTTCATTTCTTGATATGACCTGATCACTTCATCCGTCTGAGCTTCAAAGGTTTTTTGGATTTTATGAAGTTCTTTTTTCATCTGGGCGATCTCTTCCTTTATATTTTCCAGTCTTGCTTCCTCCTGCAGCTGAATCAGTTCCATCTCCAATTCCTGACAACGTTCAATTTCAGCCTGCAAATACAAGAGACGTTCCATCGTTTCCAATTGATCCGAAACCAATTTGTTGAATTGAGACATGCCGGCACCCACCTTTATGATTTGCTCTTTCATAATTTCTTGGTTCAGAAGGAAATCCCTTTGACTAGTTCTGTCAGTTGAGAAGTAGTTTTGTCGAACGGGATGAATTGGTCCTTTAGTAGGATGGGCATTAGGGGTGGCACTTTTGTGACAGGCACCTCCAAGCACTGCTCATGGAAAAGAGCCGACTCTATTCGAGTCAGCTCCCTGTATTGGCCACTACAATGGTTATTGTTGAGCCTGGTTTCCTGAAGCTTGGTTTTTCTTAGCTTCAGATTGTTGGTTTTGTTGTTTAACTTGTTGAGCGTTCGTTTCAGATGCGAACTCAGTACCGTATTGTTGAGCTGCACCAGCTTGTTGACCAGCTTGAGCGTTTTGTTGTTTCACGTGTTGAACGCTTGTACCAGCTTGAGTTTTGTTTGGTTGTTTTGCCATTGTAATCACCTCCACGCTCATTAATTTATCCATTAATGCGGGAGGCTATCCAACGAATTTTATGGAAAAAATTTCTATTTGTTTCTAAGCGCCACCTCTTTATACGAGGAGTGAACGCCCACCATCGACGATAATCGTTTGGCCACGGATCATGAAGGCATCGTCGGACACGAGGAATTTCACTGTTTTTACGAGGTCCTCTATTTCGACCATTCGTCCTGCAGGCGTTTTTTCCCTTGCATCCTGAAGCAGCTGTTCACGGTTAGGGAAATGCGTCAGTGCATCTGTATCGATTGCACCGCCGGAAACGGCATTGACAACGATGCCTTTTGGCGCAAGCTCCACGGACAAGTAGCGTGTCAGAGCTTCTACCGCAGCTTTTGATACACCGACTGTCGTATAATTTTCAAGATAGCGGATGGATCCAAGCGAACTGATGCTGACGATTTTGCCGCCTTTGTCCATCAACTTTGCTGCTTCCTGCGCACAGAATAAAAGCGCTTTGCTGTTAATGTTCATGGTCCAATCCCAGTGGGACTCTTCCAATTCCATTACCGGGCGCAGTACACCGGATGCCGCATTACTGATGAACACATCTAGGCGTCCAAATTCGTCTTTAATCGTGGCAAACATCGTACGGATTTTTTCAACATCCCCGACATTCGCACGGATGATCAATGCTTTTTGTCCTAGCTTTTCTATTTCCTCTGCTGTTTCCATCGCCGCTTTTTTGCTGCGGGCATAGTTTACAACGATATCATAGCCTTGCTTGGCAAGCTCCAGGGCGATCGCTTTTCCGACCCCGCGGCTGCTCCCAGTGACCAATGCAACTTTATTTGTCATATTTATTCATCCTTTCTCATCATATATTTTAGCGATTTTGCGAATAACAAACAATGCTGCAATCAAGAATAATGAACAATGACGTTTAAAAAGGAGTGGGTAAATACATGTACGTTGGCAGGGACATGACCGAACTATCTATGCTATCCAAAAAAGACTGGAAGGAATCAGAGCTCGAATACTTTCACCATTCCCTCCAGCAAATGGTTCCATACCTGAACGCTGAAGGCCAATCCATCCACAAGCAAATCATCGAAGAAATTGAAAGTAGAGGCGGGTTGAAAAGGAACGAAGCAGACTACACACACGGGACAGAACGAAGCGGAGATTAATTTTAAAAGGATGACTAAAAGGGTGACAGGCACCAT
This genomic interval carries:
- a CDS encoding ABC transporter ATP-binding protein yields the protein MTTKETVLTVENLKTSFFTDDGEIPAVDGVDFHVKEGEILGIVGESGCGKSVTSLSIMGLVPKPPGKIVDGKILFQNEDLTKASERRMRQIRGNDIAMIFQEPMTSLNPVFTIGNQLMEAIRIHNKWSKAKARERAVEMMKLVGLPRSEELMDEYPHQLSGGMRQRVMIAMAMVCDPKLLIADEPTTALDVTIQAQILKLMRDLNKDLNTAIIMITHDLGVVAEVCDRIIVMYSGKVVEEGDVQTIFKNPQHPYTKGLIQSVPDMRKKQQRLYSIPGNVPKPGAVKEGCRFAARCEFAFDRCWSENPELYKTDDYHQTRCFLHDSKVGVGV
- a CDS encoding ABC transporter ATP-binding protein, which translates into the protein MDSIKRYMRFVKPYRLQIIGTLFIGIIKFVIPLLIPILIKYVIDDIVGSHSMPKDEKTTKLFMVMGAMVVIFLVLRPPVEYYRQYFAQWTGNKILYDIRDRLFTHIQKLSFKYYANTRAGEVISRVINDVEQTKNFVITGLMNLWLDAATIIIAVGIMMTMNVTLTIVSLIVFPFYALSVRYFFGNLRKLTRARSQALAEVQGYLHERVQGMAVIKSFAIEDYEQTQFDQQNQNFLQKALNHTNWNAKAFAVVNTITDVAPLLVIGYSGYQVIQGDLTLGTMVAFIAYIDRLYNPLRRIVNSSTTLTQSIASMDRVFELLDEKYDIDDEPDAIECKDVKGNIHFDQISFSYDDDEGNVLEDIDLNIMPGETIALVGMSGGGKSSLVSLIPRFYDVTAGRIVLDGTDIRKFQVRSLRDKIGMVLQDNILFSESVKTNIKLGKPDATDEEVETAARAANAHDFIMSLPKGYDTKVGERGVKLSGGQKQRVAIARVFLKNPPLLVLDEATSALDLESEHLIQEALEKLAKDRTTFIVAHRLSTITHADRIVLIEHGRISEIGSHAELMRAEGNYYRLFQVQQLDS
- the ntdP gene encoding nucleoside tri-diphosphate phosphatase; the encoded protein is MAVPVEGEGIQIHSYKHDGKLHRVWDETMVLKGTKNLVIGGNDRTIVTESDGRTWVTREPAICYFHGEHWFNIIGMIREDGIYYYCNLSSPFVYDKEALKYIDYDLDIKVFPDMTFNLLDEDEYEQHRKQMGYPNVIDEILKRNVDKLVRWIRQRKGPFAPDFIDIWYERYLTYRR
- a CDS encoding YgaB family protein, with amino-acid sequence MSQFNKLVSDQLETMERLLYLQAEIERCQELEMELIQLQEEARLENIKEEIAQMKKELHKIQKTFEAQTDEVIRSYQEMKMFA
- a CDS encoding gamma-type small acid-soluble spore protein, which produces MAKQPNKTQAGTSVQHVKQQNAQAGQQAGAAQQYGTEFASETNAQQVKQQNQQSEAKKNQASGNQAQQ
- the fabL gene encoding enoyl-[acyl-carrier-protein] reductase FabL; the encoded protein is MTNKVALVTGSSRGVGKAIALELAKQGYDIVVNYARSKKAAMETAEEIEKLGQKALIIRANVGDVEKIRTMFATIKDEFGRLDVFISNAASGVLRPVMELEESHWDWTMNINSKALLFCAQEAAKLMDKGGKIVSISSLGSIRYLENYTTVGVSKAAVEALTRYLSVELAPKGIVVNAVSGGAIDTDALTHFPNREQLLQDAREKTPAGRMVEIEDLVKTVKFLVSDDAFMIRGQTIIVDGGRSLLV